In Sphingobacterium thalpophilum, a genomic segment contains:
- a CDS encoding glucose-1-phosphate adenylyltransferase, translated as MIHKVVSLVLGGGRGSRLFPLTQQRSKPAVPIAGKYRLVDIPISNCLNSGYNKIFVLTQFNSASLNTHIKNSYNFSIFSKGFVDILAAEQTNEGDRWFEGTADAVRRTQKHLLNVDYDYILVLSGDQLYQMDYSKLIDFHVENGGDVTIATIPVNGKDATGFGILKANEANEITAFVEKPDKDEVLNWTSEVSEVLHKQGRHYLASMGIYVFSKNILRNLLIANPGMDFGKEIIPDAIEALRVLSYQFDGYWTDIGTIKSFFDANIRLTDDIPDFNLFNETVYTRARMLPPSKISGTTLNNTVIADGCILNGDKLERSVIGIRSRIGEGTVIKSTYMMGTDYYEQLEEVLELGNTQKPPPVGVGKRCYIENAILDKNCRIGDDVRIIGGPGLNDGDFDTHMICDGIVVVKKDAIIANGVTIGF; from the coding sequence ATGATACACAAAGTAGTTTCCCTTGTATTGGGAGGAGGTCGAGGGTCGCGCCTTTTCCCATTGACACAGCAACGGTCGAAACCAGCGGTTCCAATAGCTGGAAAATATCGTTTGGTCGATATTCCGATTTCGAACTGTTTGAATTCTGGCTATAATAAGATCTTCGTACTGACGCAGTTCAATTCAGCCTCTTTGAACACACACATCAAAAATTCTTACAATTTCAGCATTTTCAGTAAGGGCTTTGTTGACATCTTGGCTGCTGAGCAGACCAATGAGGGCGATCGTTGGTTTGAGGGTACGGCTGATGCCGTTAGGCGAACGCAGAAACATCTCCTGAATGTAGATTACGACTACATTCTTGTCTTGTCTGGTGATCAGTTATACCAAATGGATTATTCGAAGCTGATTGACTTCCATGTTGAAAATGGGGGGGATGTTACCATTGCGACTATACCAGTCAATGGTAAGGATGCTACAGGATTTGGTATTTTAAAAGCGAATGAAGCAAATGAAATTACCGCTTTTGTTGAAAAGCCCGATAAGGATGAAGTATTAAATTGGACCTCAGAGGTCTCCGAGGTTTTGCATAAGCAGGGAAGACATTATCTGGCATCCATGGGGATTTATGTTTTCTCAAAAAACATCTTGCGCAACCTTTTAATTGCCAACCCCGGGATGGATTTTGGCAAGGAAATTATACCGGATGCCATTGAAGCACTTCGCGTGTTAAGTTATCAATTTGATGGTTATTGGACCGATATCGGAACCATCAAATCCTTTTTTGATGCCAATATCAGATTAACGGATGACATTCCGGATTTCAACCTGTTTAATGAAACCGTGTATACACGTGCGCGGATGCTTCCACCTTCGAAAATTTCGGGGACAACCTTGAATAATACGGTAATTGCCGATGGATGTATTTTAAATGGAGATAAACTGGAGAGGTCTGTTATTGGGATACGTTCCCGTATTGGTGAAGGGACGGTTATTAAATCGACCTACATGATGGGAACAGATTACTATGAGCAATTGGAAGAAGTATTGGAATTGGGAAATACACAAAAGCCACCACCGGTAGGCGTGGGTAAACGTTGTTATATTGAAAATGCTATTTTGGATAAGAACTGCCGTATTGGAGATGACGTTCGTATCATTGGTGGACCGGGCTTGAATGATGGCGATTTTGATACGCATATGATCTGTGACGGCATCGTTGTTGTGAAAAAAGATGCTATCATTGCCAATGGTGTTACGATAGGATTTTGA
- a CDS encoding two-component regulator propeller domain-containing protein, which translates to MQQLKSFLYAYLQLFLFLFLGQSSVWSQVNTYAFKTLTSDQGLVHNHVNCALRDKYNYLWFGTESGLSRFDGAQFTNFRYSANKRTGLSGNSISAIFEGPEGNVWIRTSNRMNVYDQRSGIIIQQLDSILTRLKLPVKDVHTIRQLEGQIFALLYSDRSLILYDSLKKTYRTVPPLTKNNRIADVIAGQDHTIWVIYENGLLGHIDTKSLQSTKTSLLPISNKLVNYNLFADQDGAIWIFSKDIPIGVYWFDPKDGSIQHLQKELSNPFVGNIVQDDKGHLWLGTDHGGINVYDKKTKSVQIIGNDKYDLRSLPYNSITALYRDKSGIIWTGTYKGGISYYHPNLLLFSLVKNYPGLPKSLPFDDVNKFVQDRKGNLWIGTNGGGLLYYDLSQKTFTQYLHDPQDPNSLSSNVIVSLLLDAEDRLWIGTYRGGMCRFDGKSFKVFHRDSAPGKLNDDSVWEIYEDSQHRLWIGKLSTGLYLFDKKTAQFSKTYTRQGQTINSNYISVLFEDSKKRLWIGTATGLALLAPDEKITYINTSSSPMKLMNDLIYDIKEDKAGRIWVATQEGLHVIDGTKISYLTQQDGLSDDAILALLVDDQGDVWASTNKGLSAIVGTGQAEKFIIRNFKQELENSRKRYPSSGCKTGRCEICRSE; encoded by the coding sequence ATGCAGCAGCTTAAGTCTTTTTTATACGCGTATCTCCAACTCTTTCTTTTCCTTTTCTTAGGGCAATCTTCAGTTTGGAGCCAGGTCAATACGTATGCGTTTAAAACCTTAACTTCTGATCAGGGCCTGGTCCATAATCATGTCAATTGCGCACTCCGGGATAAGTACAATTACCTTTGGTTTGGTACCGAATCTGGCCTGAGCCGATTTGATGGGGCGCAATTCACAAATTTTCGCTATTCTGCCAATAAACGAACCGGGCTGAGTGGAAATTCGATTTCCGCAATCTTTGAGGGACCAGAAGGCAATGTATGGATTCGTACCAGCAACCGGATGAATGTGTATGATCAGCGCTCAGGTATTATCATCCAGCAGCTTGATTCCATACTGACCCGCTTAAAGTTGCCCGTCAAAGACGTACATACGATAAGACAGCTGGAAGGGCAGATCTTTGCACTATTGTATAGCGATCGTTCGCTGATCTTGTACGATAGCCTAAAGAAAACCTATCGTACTGTACCGCCGTTGACCAAAAACAACCGAATCGCCGATGTGATAGCTGGGCAAGACCACACGATCTGGGTAATCTACGAAAATGGCCTGCTGGGCCATATTGATACGAAATCACTTCAAAGTACCAAAACCAGCTTATTGCCGATCAGCAATAAGCTGGTAAATTATAATCTATTTGCCGATCAGGATGGGGCGATATGGATCTTCTCAAAGGATATTCCAATCGGTGTATACTGGTTTGACCCGAAAGATGGATCAATTCAACATCTCCAAAAAGAACTATCCAATCCTTTTGTAGGCAATATCGTGCAAGATGATAAAGGGCATCTCTGGCTAGGAACTGACCATGGTGGGATCAATGTTTATGATAAAAAAACAAAAAGTGTACAAATCATCGGTAACGATAAATATGATTTACGAAGCCTACCTTACAATAGCATAACGGCTTTATATCGGGATAAGTCAGGTATTATCTGGACGGGAACATACAAAGGCGGCATCAGTTATTATCATCCCAACTTGTTATTATTCTCCTTAGTCAAGAACTATCCTGGACTTCCCAAATCACTTCCCTTTGACGACGTCAATAAGTTTGTACAGGATCGAAAGGGTAATCTCTGGATTGGGACAAATGGTGGGGGATTGCTCTATTATGATCTCAGTCAGAAAACCTTTACGCAATACCTGCATGATCCTCAGGATCCCAATAGTTTGAGCAGCAACGTGATTGTTTCCTTATTGCTGGATGCGGAAGACAGGCTGTGGATAGGAACTTATCGAGGTGGTATGTGTCGATTTGACGGCAAAAGTTTTAAGGTTTTCCACCGTGACTCGGCCCCCGGGAAATTGAATGATGATAGTGTATGGGAGATCTATGAAGATAGTCAACATCGGCTATGGATAGGAAAGCTAAGTACCGGCCTGTACCTGTTTGATAAAAAAACAGCACAGTTTTCGAAAACATATACACGGCAGGGCCAAACCATCAACAGCAATTATATCTCTGTTTTATTTGAGGATTCAAAAAAACGTCTCTGGATCGGCACAGCTACAGGATTGGCATTGTTGGCCCCCGACGAGAAGATTACTTATATCAATACATCCAGTTCGCCTATGAAACTCATGAATGATCTAATTTATGATATCAAAGAGGACAAAGCCGGTCGTATTTGGGTAGCGACACAAGAGGGACTGCATGTAATAGATGGTACCAAAATAAGCTATCTTACACAGCAAGATGGGCTTAGCGACGATGCAATCCTGGCACTCTTGGTCGATGATCAAGGTGATGTTTGGGCTTCCACAAACAAAGGCCTGTCGGCGATTGTCGGTACAGGACAGGCAGAGAAGTTTATCATCCGCAATTTTAAGCAGGAATTGGAAAACAGCCGGAAAAGGTATCCTTCAAGCGGATGTAAAACCGGGCGATGTGAAATATGTAGATCAGAATAA
- a CDS encoding YdeI/OmpD-associated family protein, with protein sequence MAGLIAHGDRLMPIHSCSYLAEENPIVPGLKLKEKVKKLIDANLMTPAGHEVIKIAQENGSWSILDSVEELIIPQDLDEAFQHYAGSKDYFLGLSKSVKKMMLQWIVLAKRPDTRKKRIDEIVARAAEKDRPKQFQ encoded by the coding sequence TTGGCTGGATTGATAGCACACGGAGACCGATTGATGCCTATTCATTCATGCAGTTATTTAGCCGAAGAAAACCCAATAGTACCTGGTCTAAAATTAAAAGAAAAAGTTAAAAAACTAATCGATGCGAATCTGATGACTCCAGCGGGGCATGAGGTTATAAAAATAGCACAAGAAAATGGTTCTTGGTCAATTTTGGACAGTGTGGAAGAATTAATTATTCCCCAGGATTTGGATGAAGCATTTCAACATTACGCTGGTTCAAAAGATTATTTTCTTGGATTGAGTAAATCCGTCAAAAAAATGATGTTGCAATGGATTGTTCTTGCCAAAAGACCAGATACCCGCAAAAAACGCATTGATGAGATCGTGGCAAGGGCGGCTGAAAAAGACAGGCCTAAGCAATTTCAGTAA
- a CDS encoding TonB-dependent receptor has product MMRNFFLHGKARPISLLGLCLLFSQPDSYALNLDPINAIVDQDQVTGIIKDEKGQVLAGATITVKGTSVQTSSNQQGVFSIRAKRGDVLVVNYQGFTKQEVAVSAGNVNVVMVSSDQALEEVVIIGYGKQRKGNITGSVATVNAEQLKNIPSSNLSNSLAGRAAGVNVTNTSGMAGASSSLRIRGSFAEPLYVIDGVVRDKAAFDVLEANEVDQMTFLKDAATAAVYGTRAGNGVVVVTTKKGTAQAPVFNVQSNYTFNTPTQELLANLTTAQDELTYQNRVAEFRGLSIPNGQKEFDYFKDKNYNANDVIWRNPFTHRQSISVNGGGDKITYYSLLSYRKENGSYKSLDHEKFNLRSNISAQITEDFSMDLNISANQTNSKRFFWPFSTSSNDDDFDVSDFYRVTFNWPKMYPFYLNADGTPSNTPTAYPVQTPMGSWQAWNVIDQVIGDRYIDRKVRQVNPIMTLNLKLDKLVQGLSTKVVGSYIAQDYMRKRYMSFQKNYTFTSLNPNDNRFIPAPPSEANINIFTFSQSQPFMDYSPQRLWEYQVNWFLNYNRKFGKHSVDGTLVYEQSKKGGTYVTSRAENPITALDQMFIYPTDRNFRSTTANETIDSRRGIIGRANYNYADKYIAEFSFRYDGSPLFPTDKRWGFFPSVSAAWRVSDENFFTDIKNTISDLKFRASYGTTGNDLDVNANRIGQFGYLEKYTTSGGYMFGDRYYNGIAYGATPTQNLTWTTSKSVNLGLDFGFVNNKLTGSLDLFSRKETNILGPRSLKVPDNYGRALAPENYAARSYKGGEISFNWNDKVGEVAYGLNANLGYAKDRWDIIDEEPSYASGQPQNFRSRIGRPENRIIGLESLGLVRTQAEADALKAKGFKTYGRDPFPGMILYKDIQGANYSGGPDGKIDDNDLQLLSDNNSPRINYGFGFNASWKGFYVSALFQGVLAYDRMISNQEGGGMRQHGDTFRPYYPIWASDVWTPDNTDAKYPRPTGYSGWAESGAAPSSFWIRNGAYLRLRDINVSYRLPKSMTEKLRVKDVNLFFNGTNLFVFSPMKEFHDPEQKLYDSYPVMKTFTFGLDVKF; this is encoded by the coding sequence ATGATGAGAAATTTTTTTCTTCATGGAAAGGCGAGACCCATTAGCCTTTTGGGGCTCTGCCTGCTGTTTAGTCAGCCTGATTCTTACGCGCTGAATCTGGATCCGATCAATGCTATTGTCGATCAGGATCAGGTTACAGGGATCATCAAAGATGAGAAAGGTCAGGTATTAGCCGGTGCTACCATCACCGTCAAAGGAACATCCGTTCAAACGTCCTCCAATCAACAAGGTGTTTTTTCTATTCGCGCAAAGCGCGGTGATGTTTTGGTCGTGAACTACCAAGGGTTTACAAAACAGGAGGTGGCCGTTTCCGCAGGTAATGTGAACGTGGTCATGGTATCGAGTGATCAAGCACTTGAAGAAGTCGTGATCATTGGCTATGGTAAGCAGCGGAAAGGGAATATTACCGGTTCGGTCGCTACCGTCAATGCAGAACAGTTAAAAAACATCCCCAGTTCAAATCTTTCCAATTCACTCGCCGGTAGAGCTGCAGGTGTCAATGTCACCAATACTTCGGGGATGGCCGGAGCATCGTCGAGCTTGCGTATACGGGGGAGTTTTGCCGAGCCACTCTATGTAATTGATGGCGTGGTTCGCGATAAAGCTGCATTCGATGTGCTTGAAGCGAACGAGGTTGACCAAATGACCTTCTTAAAAGATGCTGCAACAGCCGCAGTGTATGGCACCCGGGCCGGTAATGGCGTAGTGGTGGTAACGACAAAAAAAGGAACGGCGCAAGCCCCTGTTTTTAATGTACAAAGTAATTATACTTTCAATACGCCAACACAGGAGCTCCTTGCTAATTTAACGACTGCGCAAGATGAACTCACTTATCAAAACCGGGTCGCCGAATTTCGTGGTCTTTCTATCCCCAATGGACAAAAAGAGTTTGATTATTTCAAGGACAAAAATTACAATGCTAATGACGTTATCTGGCGCAATCCGTTTACACATCGACAATCCATATCGGTTAATGGGGGTGGCGACAAAATTACTTATTATAGCTTGCTGAGCTACCGTAAAGAAAATGGATCTTATAAATCTTTGGATCATGAGAAATTTAATCTAAGGAGCAATATTTCCGCACAGATTACCGAAGATTTTAGCATGGATTTAAATATTTCAGCCAACCAGACGAATTCGAAGCGCTTTTTTTGGCCATTCAGCACATCTTCGAACGATGATGATTTTGATGTATCCGATTTCTACCGTGTTACATTCAACTGGCCAAAGATGTATCCGTTTTACCTGAATGCAGACGGAACACCGAGCAATACACCTACGGCTTATCCTGTACAGACGCCTATGGGAAGCTGGCAGGCGTGGAATGTGATCGATCAGGTCATCGGGGATCGCTATATAGACCGTAAAGTGCGGCAGGTCAATCCTATTATGACCCTAAACTTGAAGCTGGATAAATTGGTACAGGGCCTTTCGACAAAAGTTGTCGGAAGTTACATTGCTCAAGACTATATGCGCAAGCGTTATATGAGTTTTCAAAAGAACTATACCTTTACTTCTTTAAACCCGAATGACAACCGCTTTATACCAGCTCCGCCATCAGAAGCGAATATTAATATTTTTACTTTTAGTCAGAGCCAGCCTTTCATGGATTACAGCCCACAACGATTGTGGGAATATCAGGTAAACTGGTTTTTAAACTATAACCGCAAGTTTGGTAAACATTCCGTCGACGGAACATTGGTTTATGAACAGTCCAAAAAAGGAGGGACTTATGTCACTTCACGGGCAGAAAATCCAATTACAGCCCTAGATCAAATGTTTATTTATCCTACAGATCGCAACTTTAGGTCGACAACGGCCAATGAAACGATCGATTCGAGACGTGGTATCATCGGGCGTGCCAACTACAATTATGCGGATAAATATATTGCGGAGTTTTCTTTTCGTTATGATGGTTCACCATTATTTCCGACGGATAAGCGCTGGGGATTTTTTCCTTCAGTATCAGCAGCCTGGCGTGTATCGGACGAAAACTTCTTTACGGATATAAAAAATACGATATCGGATTTGAAGTTCAGAGCTTCTTATGGTACAACGGGTAACGATTTGGATGTCAATGCCAATCGAATCGGGCAATTTGGTTATTTAGAAAAGTATACCACCTCGGGCGGCTATATGTTTGGTGACCGCTATTATAATGGTATTGCATATGGTGCAACCCCAACACAAAATCTAACCTGGACAACTTCTAAGAGTGTCAACTTGGGTTTAGATTTTGGATTTGTTAATAATAAGCTGACCGGTAGCCTTGATCTGTTTTCACGCAAGGAAACCAATATTCTTGGTCCAAGATCGCTGAAGGTTCCTGACAATTACGGTCGTGCACTTGCTCCTGAAAACTATGCGGCGAGAAGTTATAAAGGCGGCGAGATTTCTTTTAATTGGAATGACAAGGTTGGTGAAGTGGCTTATGGTCTCAATGCCAATCTGGGGTATGCCAAAGACCGTTGGGACATCATTGACGAAGAACCTTCTTATGCATCGGGCCAACCGCAGAACTTTCGCTCCAGAATTGGACGACCTGAGAATAGAATAATCGGCTTAGAATCCCTTGGTTTGGTTAGGACACAGGCTGAAGCTGATGCGTTGAAAGCAAAAGGATTTAAGACCTACGGAAGGGATCCTTTTCCTGGGATGATCTTATATAAAGACATTCAGGGGGCGAACTATTCAGGTGGCCCGGATGGGAAAATTGATGATAACGATTTGCAGTTATTGTCGGACAATAATTCTCCGCGCATCAATTATGGGTTTGGATTCAATGCGAGCTGGAAGGGCTTTTATGTCTCGGCTTTATTTCAGGGAGTTCTTGCTTACGATCGCATGATCAGCAATCAAGAAGGCGGTGGAATGCGCCAGCACGGCGATACTTTCCGTCCATATTATCCAATTTGGGCTTCCGATGTCTGGACACCGGATAATACCGACGCCAAATATCCGCGACCAACAGGATACTCTGGCTGGGCCGAATCCGGTGCAGCCCCATCGTCATTCTGGATAAGAAATGGAGCCTATTTGCGCTTACGTGACATTAATGTTTCTTATCGATTGCCGAAAAGCATGACAGAGAAATTGCGTGTGAAAGATGTCAATCTGTTTTTTAATGGGACCAATTTGTTTGTTTTTTCGCCAATGAAAGAGTTTCATGATCCCGAACAAAAGCTGTATGATTCTTATCCAGTCATGAAAACCTTTACGTTTGGACTTGATGTTAAATTTTAA
- a CDS encoding phosphatase PAP2 family protein, whose protein sequence is MKSTIPVWRPDSSANNSFPSGHAATAFVGAELLWQEYRQESIWYGIAGYAVAAGTGYLRMHNDKHWFSDIAMGAGVGILSTKIAYWLLPLVDSRLQNSKKSYVVLPTYNGRQFCLNASLQF, encoded by the coding sequence ATGAAATCTACTATACCTGTTTGGCGACCCGATAGTTCAGCGAACAATTCCTTTCCTTCAGGGCATGCTGCCACTGCATTTGTTGGTGCGGAATTACTTTGGCAGGAATACAGACAGGAGTCAATTTGGTACGGAATAGCGGGGTATGCTGTTGCCGCGGGTACCGGTTATCTGCGGATGCACAATGATAAGCACTGGTTCTCGGATATCGCTATGGGAGCTGGGGTCGGGATCTTAAGTACTAAAATCGCCTATTGGTTGCTACCGCTGGTAGACAGTCGATTGCAGAATTCAAAAAAGAGTTATGTGGTATTACCAACCTATAATGGACGGCAATTTTGCCTAAATGCCAGCTTACAGTTTTAG
- a CDS encoding metallophosphoesterase, with amino-acid sequence MKQIGLKIKREWKFLSIFVICSLPSLFSMAQSNPPVLRIGIMADMQYADKADHGSRFYHNSLMKVDTAVDFFNRNKVDFSLILGDLVDEGPKDLPVLLEHLSPLKKTTYCLLGNHDYVNVSKPDLLHTTFGMPAKYYAFTKGKWRFVFLNTNALSKYATTPNSADQHEWKTLVDSLQTSGRKNTQPWNGGVDRKQLKWLQNELAQARKNKAHVIVLTHHPLLPENGYETLNNREVLDILYQFSEVKLVLSGHHHKGNYVMANNIPFVTMEGMIETATSNAYGLLELYPKEIKIKGRGRLSSRVFKLSSK; translated from the coding sequence ATGAAACAGATTGGCTTAAAAATCAAACGGGAATGGAAGTTTCTTTCCATATTCGTCATCTGCTCTTTACCCAGCTTATTCAGCATGGCACAATCCAACCCACCGGTCCTCCGTATCGGTATCATGGCCGATATGCAATACGCAGACAAAGCAGACCACGGTAGCCGTTTCTACCACAATTCATTGATGAAGGTCGATACCGCTGTAGACTTCTTCAATCGCAATAAGGTCGATTTTTCCTTGATTCTTGGCGATCTTGTCGACGAAGGTCCAAAAGATCTTCCAGTACTGTTAGAACATCTCTCCCCCTTAAAAAAAACGACTTATTGTCTACTTGGAAACCACGACTATGTCAACGTATCTAAACCAGATCTTTTGCACACTACTTTTGGGATGCCAGCTAAATACTACGCATTTACAAAAGGAAAATGGCGATTTGTTTTCTTAAATACGAATGCGCTCAGTAAATATGCCACAACGCCAAATTCAGCAGATCAACATGAATGGAAAACCCTGGTGGATAGCCTACAGACAAGCGGAAGGAAAAATACGCAACCCTGGAATGGCGGGGTTGACCGTAAACAACTCAAATGGTTACAAAACGAACTTGCCCAAGCGCGGAAAAACAAAGCGCATGTGATTGTATTGACACATCATCCTTTATTGCCAGAAAACGGCTATGAAACACTCAATAACCGGGAGGTTCTTGATATACTATACCAATTCTCCGAAGTTAAGCTGGTACTTTCTGGTCATCATCATAAAGGCAATTATGTAATGGCAAATAATATTCCTTTTGTAACCATGGAAGGTATGATCGAAACAGCTACCAGCAACGCCTATGGACTTTTGGAACTCTATCCGAAAGAAATCAAAATCAAAGGCCGAGGTAGACTCAGTTCAAGAGTTTTTAAATTATCATCCAAATAG
- a CDS encoding RagB/SusD family nutrient uptake outer membrane protein produces MKKIYYPLIALALCMSSCKNVLDIEDLNSLDEAKVWADPNLVNGYLANLYPLFGNWNSGADGNSEQLIGIAFPLDAVTVNNGSYKSWDYTTIRKINTAIQKVNESTSLKDDFKKTVIGQALFMRAFMYFNMVRIHGGVPYITVPQDLKNDDLNVPRNSTKECFELIVKDLDQAISQLPKTIAKGTADYGKIDGDFAAAFKAKVLLYKASPQFNPSNPYGNAYWQEANTANKLAYDQLKADGYSLTSDYSNIALVEKGPEVVFAVINTYPNKVANWDNGVRPGSESRGPAGSVPSWEFVKAFPMKDGKLYSDQTGKYHKTEDQFLQSYWENRDPRFDKSIVWNAKIYEVSGKTGKRQYTSVGIAPALDDFGINPKAKTPSSNLDRYSGVFILKNSKLSLKQTEVETQYDVDFVLMRYAEVLLNYAETANETGDFATALDLVTQIRKRAGIEPGADNKYGITATTKEQMREAILAERNIEFCFEGHRFWDLRRLRKLNILNNTTKHGVEAIAINSNGTEMNLDDANALAKTYTLKENQFKYSVLQVPSTGNKVNLVPDTYYFFPVAQSVIDKNPNIKQNKDWGGTFNPTME; encoded by the coding sequence ATGAAAAAAATATATTATCCTTTAATTGCATTGGCCTTGTGCATGTCCTCCTGTAAAAATGTATTGGACATTGAGGACCTCAATTCGCTGGATGAGGCTAAGGTATGGGCTGATCCAAATCTAGTGAACGGCTATCTTGCCAATTTATATCCACTATTTGGTAACTGGAATTCTGGTGCGGACGGAAATTCGGAACAACTAATCGGCATCGCTTTTCCATTGGATGCGGTTACCGTCAACAATGGTTCTTACAAATCATGGGATTATACAACCATCCGGAAAATCAATACGGCCATACAGAAAGTCAATGAAAGTACTTCATTAAAAGACGACTTTAAAAAAACGGTGATTGGCCAAGCGTTGTTTATGCGTGCCTTTATGTATTTTAACATGGTCAGGATCCACGGCGGTGTTCCTTATATTACTGTACCGCAAGACCTAAAAAATGATGATCTTAATGTGCCCCGCAATTCGACAAAAGAATGTTTTGAGCTGATCGTTAAAGATCTGGATCAGGCTATTTCACAATTGCCAAAAACAATTGCAAAAGGAACGGCAGATTATGGGAAAATTGATGGTGATTTTGCAGCCGCTTTTAAAGCAAAGGTATTGTTATATAAGGCTTCTCCACAGTTTAACCCTTCCAATCCCTATGGAAATGCCTATTGGCAGGAGGCCAATACCGCAAATAAATTAGCTTATGATCAGCTGAAGGCGGATGGCTATAGTTTGACTTCAGATTATTCCAATATTGCGCTGGTAGAAAAGGGTCCAGAGGTTGTTTTTGCTGTGATTAATACCTATCCAAATAAAGTTGCCAATTGGGATAATGGTGTACGTCCGGGATCCGAAAGTAGAGGGCCGGCAGGTTCTGTTCCATCCTGGGAATTTGTAAAAGCTTTTCCAATGAAAGATGGAAAGTTATATTCCGATCAAACGGGTAAATACCATAAAACAGAAGATCAATTTTTACAATCCTATTGGGAAAACCGCGATCCGCGTTTTGACAAGTCTATTGTGTGGAATGCCAAAATCTATGAAGTTTCCGGCAAGACCGGCAAAAGACAATACACTTCTGTCGGTATTGCTCCGGCTTTAGATGACTTTGGCATTAACCCGAAGGCAAAAACTCCGTCGTCTAATTTGGATCGATATAGCGGGGTTTTTATCTTAAAAAATTCCAAACTGTCATTAAAGCAAACCGAAGTGGAAACTCAGTATGATGTCGACTTTGTGTTGATGCGCTATGCCGAGGTCCTATTGAATTATGCTGAGACGGCAAATGAAACAGGAGATTTTGCGACAGCCTTAGACCTGGTTACACAGATTAGGAAAAGAGCGGGAATCGAGCCGGGCGCAGACAATAAATATGGCATAACAGCAACCACGAAGGAACAAATGCGTGAAGCTATTTTGGCAGAGCGTAATATTGAGTTCTGTTTTGAGGGACATCGTTTTTGGGATTTAAGAAGGTTACGTAAGCTCAATATACTGAACAATACAACCAAACATGGAGTTGAAGCGATAGCAATAAATTCAAATGGAACCGAGATGAATCTGGATGATGCCAATGCATTGGCCAAAACATACACATTGAAAGAAAATCAGTTCAAATATAGCGTCTTGCAGGTGCCAAGCACAGGAAATAAAGTGAATTTGGTACCCGATACCTATTATTTCTTTCCAGTCGCGCAGTCGGTCATTGACAAGAACCCAAATATCAAGCAGAATAAAGATTGGGGCGGTACATTTAATCCAACCATGGAATAG